The stretch of DNA TCGAGAACCGACCGGGTGAAGCCGGTCAGCAGGGTGCGCAGCACGTCGGGTTCGTGCCCGGACAGCGCCTCGATGTCCGACTCGAGCGCCGCACGCTGCTGGTCGGTGAGCGCCCGCCCGCTCGCCAGCACCTCCACCGCGAGCCGTGCGAGCGCGGCCTCCCGCGCCGCCGCCGCGATCCACGGGGTGAGCTCTGTCACGAGCGGCGACTCGACCGACTCGACGGTGTCCGGCAGCATCGTCAGCTGCCGGAGGGCTCCGTCGAGCTGTTGGAGCGCGCTCTCGTCGCCTGCGAGCGCCCGCTCCGTCGCCGCGGCGAGCTCGGGGGAGCGGTCGGCGCTCGGAGGCCACGCGCTGGTCGCGGCGACGAGCGGACGCAGCGCGTCGGCCGATGCACCCGCGACGAGCCGCAGCGCCCGCGCCGCCGACGTCTCGGGGTCGTACGCCGTCGGATTCCACGCCCAGTCGGCGACGGTGACGAGCGCCAACTGCGACGCGGTCGGGTGGATCATCGGATTCGCGTTGATACCGACGAGCCGCGACCCCGCGAGATCGCGCGTGCGCCCCAGCAGCGGGCCGAGGAAGAGCCGCGGGAAGTCGAAGTCGTTGACGGGGAAGTTGTCCCACAGCAGCAGGTCGCGCTCGTAGCTCGCGGCCGCCGCATCGATGTCCTCTCGGGTCACCTGGCCGACGACGATGTCCGACCCCGTCCACCAGACGAGCGTGTCCTCGGGCAGGCTCTCGGCGAGGCCCCGGCGGTAGGGCGAAGAGTCGACGCCGGCGTAGTCGGTGGGCACCATGACGAGGCGCTCGCCGCCGCGGGGGTCGAGGAAGCGGCGCTGGAACTCGGTGCAGATTCGCCCGTGGGCGAGTCCCGACGCGCCTTCGCCCGG from Herbiconiux sp. L3-i23 encodes:
- a CDS encoding protein O-GlcNAcase; translation: MSASQRGAVTPSNGPVSDLLSPTPAFLRIDGDPVPLPREASYVEHPQTGARRLADLDPDSLGPEGYALRLDVGDAGPRLTIAASTDVGRQHADVTVERLRALGDVPQLSIRDEPELAWRGTIEGFYGPPWSHEARLEHLRFCAANKFNSYAYAPKDDRYHRARWRDLYPDAELRRLQELVTEAARLRIRFTYTIAPGLSMIYSSPDELALLLAKAEQLWSIGVRSFALLFDDIPTSLQHPEDIEEFGPGEGASGLAHGRICTEFQRRFLDPRGGERLVMVPTDYAGVDSSPYRRGLAESLPEDTLVWWTGSDIVVGQVTREDIDAAAASYERDLLLWDNFPVNDFDFPRLFLGPLLGRTRDLAGSRLVGINANPMIHPTASQLALVTVADWAWNPTAYDPETSAARALRLVAGASADALRPLVAATSAWPPSADRSPELAAATERALAGDESALQQLDGALRQLTMLPDTVESVESPLVTELTPWIAAAAREAALARLAVEVLASGRALTDQQRAALESDIEALSGHEPDVLRTLLTGFTRSVLDTARA